The following are from one region of the Magallana gigas chromosome 6, xbMagGiga1.1, whole genome shotgun sequence genome:
- the LOC105319617 gene encoding large ribosomal subunit protein uL11m yields the protein MASKGKIAGKLGKNVKKAGANKQEYAPYLKVIIPAGLAVAAPPLGPQLAQRGVQIAGFCKDYNAMTAEYKPKVPLIADLKINVDRTYSISLVSPPTSYFLKQAAGIKKAAMKPGQEVAGKLSLKHIYEIAKIKETSDNRFRGMSLECICKSLIGQCHNIGIEVVRDLKPEDYGKFLKEREEIVKEQEAALEAKRQAKLLRQ from the exons ATGGCGTCGAAAGGTAAAATAGCCGGAAAGCTTGGCAAAAATGTCAAGAAAGCAGGCGCCaacaaacaagaatatgcaCCGTATCTTAAAGTTATCATACCGGCAGGTTTAGCTGTCGCAGCACCACCGCTGGGTCCTCAGCTTGCTCAG AGAGGTGTTCAAATAGCAGGATTTTGTAAAGATTACAATGCAATGACTGCTGAATACAAGCCAAAGGTTCCCTTGATAGCTGATCTGAAAATTAAT GTGGACAGAACTTATAGTATTTCCCTTGTGAGCCCTCCTACCTCATATTTCTTGAAGCAGGCGGCAGGTATAAAGAAAGCAGCCATGAAACCAG GGCAAGAAGTTGCTGGAAAATTATCTTTGAAACACATATATGAAATCGCAAAAATCAAAGAGACTTCAGACAATCGATTCCGTGGAATGTCGTTAGAATGTATTTGTAAGAGCTTAATTGGACAGTGTCATAACATTGGAATAGAGGTTGTGAGGGACTTAAAACCAGAGGATTATGGGAAATTTCTAAAAGAGAGGGAAGAAATTGTGAAAGAACAAGAAGCTGCATTGGAGGCTAAGCGACAAGCAAAATTGTTAAGACAATAA
- the LOC105319620 gene encoding splicing factor 3B subunit 2 encodes MESLPDNIEEYKKFKVVDLKQFLSNVGLPTNGLKADLIERLYNFKVEASENVEKEKNEEEGDNVDDNVEMEEQSPSPQQPDQLEPAGEAWVPPPPDSKPPPQTAPPPPTQALPPQPPPQQVVPEPPSPPEQSTLAPPQSAPPQPPEPKDNLDSDPDFQRKLAIQRQLISEEEQKKQKEAAALAQQAILLSQRGGSAAAPPQPPVPAPPPSGDLMEKVRQQQVMIEMEKQQSMRKMQEEAINKAEQDRRMNEAELMRQQQIALMKAQREAQEKRIQEQQQQPPPVPPMHVAPPQPPMQPGVPPPPPGLAMMPQPGAVPMNIPGQGTIPQQPVSLPPQVPMQPAPAMPTQSGIPPQVAMATPLIPPGSMVAPGMMMPGGGQPGLIPPGSQTLPVPPGTQIPVTHPPMHQAPPPPGTQPVSTQPPAQERAATSAQSDMEKLPPPQLESGSSKDIKLPQALEKVLAFKDVRAQEVGVTYEEIEQMNTPMERNVDEEDGSEDVGYGTYDMEEDEEESSKASAAKESKNKKRKKKKKKAKKNRLLQQQQNKEPDTPTEDDVQVEYVQEQLELDPTDPNYFTFTKIFDAFKITEEKKEDKADKKEELKKEDLPKKMEEDDMDDDSDDDDMVKKDEDEPHKLSKKKLKKMTRLSVAQLKQLVSRPDVVEMHDVTAQDPRLLVHLKATRNTVPVPRHWCFKRKYLQGKRGIEKPPFELPDYIKATGIMEMREALAEKEDQKNLKAKMREKVRPKMGKIDIDYQKLHDAFFRWQTKPKMTIHGDLYYEGKEFETRLKEKKPGNLSDELKTALGMPLGHNSEKFPPPWLIAMQRYGPPPSYPNLKIPGLSAPIPEGCSFGYHAGGWGKPPVDENGKPLYGDVFGTQSSEFQTPLPEEDVDKSLWGEMEEESSSEEESEEEEEDEEDASGLVTPGPEGLVTPSGITSVPMGMETPDMIELRKKRIEDAMDQGGETPALYTILPEKKAAVGGAMMGSAHVYDTTAVTASKKDKPGTEGIEVALNPEELDLDSAAMQAKYDQTMREKQNQLEKEDLSDMVAEHAAKQKKRKKQQQDSGKAAKKYKEFKF; translated from the exons ATGGAGTCGCTTCCCGATAATATCGAAGAATATAAGAAATTTAAAGTTGTAGATCTCAAGCAGTTTTTGTCAAATGTTGGACTTCCAACTAATG GCTTAAAAGCAGATTTAATTGAAAGATTATACAACTTTAAAGTTGAG GCATCAGAAAATgtagagaaagaaaaaaatgaggaAGAAG GTGACAATGTTGATGACAATGTTGAAATG GAGGAACAGTCACCATCTCCACAACAGCCTGACCAACTTGAGCCAGCTGGTGAAGCATGGGTACCTCCCCCTCCTGATAGTAAACCACCCCCTCAAACAGCTCCCCCACCACCCACACAGGCACTGCCCCCACAACCTCCACCCCAGCAGGTAGTTCCAGAACCACCCTCCCCTCCTGAGCAGTCAACCCTCGCACCACCTCAGTCTGCTCCTCCACAACCTCCAGAACCCAAAGAT AATTTGGATTCAGACCCTGATTTCCAGAGGAAACTAGCCATTCAGAGGCAGCTGATTAGTGAGGAGGAACAGAAGAAACAGAAGGAGGCAGCAGCCCTAGCCCAGCAAGCTATCCTCCTCAGCCAGAGGGGTGGCTCTGCTGCTGCCCCTCCCCAACCCCCAGTTCCAGCCCCACCCCCCAGTGGTGACTTGATGGAAAAGGTCAGACAGCAGCAGGTCATGATAGAGATGGAAAAGCAACAGAGT ATGAGGAAAATGCAAGAAGAGGCAATAAATAAGGCAGAACAGGATCGCCGTATGAATGAAGCAGAACTGATGCGTCAGCAGCAAATTGCTTTGATGAAGGCACAAAGGGAGGCTCAGGAGAAACGGATACAAGAACAGCAACAGCAACCACCACCAG TTCCTCCCATGCATGTGGCTCCTCCACAGCCCCCCATGCAGCCAGGGGTGCCTCCCCCACCCCCAGGGTTAGCAATGATGCCTCAGCCAGGAGCTGTGCCCATGAACATCCCAGGACAAGGCACCATTCCACAGCAGCCTGTCAGTCTGCCCCCACAAGTACCCATGCAGCCAGCCCCAGCAATGCCCACTCAGAGTGGTATCCCGCCTCAAGTGGCAATGGCTACACCACTGATACCACCCGGCAGCATGGTGGCTCCAGGAATGATGATGCCAGGGGGTGGTCAGCCAG GTTTGATCCCACCAGGCTCTCAGACATTACCGGTACCTCCAGGCACCCAGATCCCAGTCACCCACCCTCCCATGCACCAGGCACCCCCTCCACCCGGTACACAGCCTGTATCTACACAACCTCCAGCCCAGGAGAGAGCTGCCACTTCTGCCCAGTCAGACATGGAAAAACTGCCTCCACCTCAG TTGGAATCTGGATCATCAAAGGATATAAAATTACCCCAAGCCCTGGAGAAGGTGTTAGCATTTAAAGATGTCAGAGCCCAAGAAGTTGGTGTTACATACGAAGAGATAGAACAGATGAACACTCCAATGG AGAGAAATGTTGATGAAGAGGATGGGAGCGAAGATGTGGGGTACGGTACATATGACATGGAAGAAGATGAGGAGGAATCCTCCAAAGCCAGCGCTGCAAAAGAG TCCAAGAATAAGAAAcggaaaaagaagaagaagaaggcAAAGAAAAATCGACTTTTACAACAGCAGCAAAACAAGGAGCCAGACACTCCTACAGAAGACGACGTCCAAGTGGA GTATGTTCAGGAGCAACTTGAACTTGACCCAACTGATCCAAACTACTTTACCTTTACCAAGATTTTTGATGCTTTCAAG ATCACAGAGGAAAAGAAAGAGGATAAAGCTGACAAAAAGGAAGAACTGAAGAAGGAAGATCTTCCCAAGAAAATGGAGGAAGATGACATGGATGATGATAGTGATGATGACGACATG GTCAAGAAGGATGAAGATGAACCCCATAAACTGTCAAAGAAGAAGTTGAAGAAAATGACAAGGTTGAGCGTAGCTCAGCTCAAACAGTTGGTCAGTAGACCTGACGTTGTGGAGATGCATGATGTCACTGCACAGGATCCACGTCTGTTAGTGCACCTAAAGGCTACCAGGAACACGGTCCCAGTGCCCAGGCATTGGTGCTTCAAGAGGAAGTACCTGCAAGGAAAGAGGGGTATTGAGAAACCTCCATTTGAGTTGCCTGACTACATCAAAGCTACGGGAATCATGGAGATGAGAGAAGCTCTTGCTGAAAAG gAAGATCAAAAGAATTTGAAAGCTAAGATGAGGGAGAAGGTTCGACCAAAGATGGGTAAAATTGACATAGATTACCAGAAACtccatgatgctttcttcaggTGGCAGACCAAACCCAAAATGACAATTCATGGGGATCTCTATTATGAG GGAAAAGAATTTGAAACCAGACTGAAAGAAAAGAAGCCAGGGAATCTCTCAGATGAACTAAAAACAGCTCTTGGAATGCCATTGGGACAT AATTCAGAGAAATTTCCCCCTCCCTGGCTTATTGCCATGCAGAGATACGGACCTCCCCCATCATATCCCAATCTGAAGATTCCAGGCCTGAGTGCCCCAATACCTGAG GGTTGTTCATTTGGTTACCATGCTGGTGGTTGGGGCAAACCTCCAGTCGATGAAAATGGTAAACCACTTTATGGTGACGTGTTTGGTACACAAAGTTCAGAGTTCCAG ACCCCACTGCCAGAGGAAGATGTAGATAAATCTTTATGGGGAGAAATGGAAGAAGAATCTTCATCAGAGGAAGAATCAGAAGAAGAGGAGGAGGATGAAGAAGATGCTTCAGGCCTTGTCACTCCTGGACCAGAAGG attgGTGACACCCAGTGGAATCACTTCTGTGCCTATGGGAATGGAGACTCCAGACATGATAGAGCTGAGAAAGAAGAGGATTGAGGATGCCATGGACCAGGGAGGGGAAACTCCAGCTCTCTACACGATCTTACCCGAGAAAAAAGCTGCTGTGGGTGGTGCCATGATGGGTTCGGCCCATGTGTATGACACAACAGCG GTAACAGCAAGCAAAAAAGACAAGCCTGGCACCGAGGGCATTGAGGTGGCCTTGAACCCTGAGGAGTTGGACCTGGACTCAGCAGCCATGCAGGCCAAATACGACCAGACGATGAGGGAGAAGCAGAACCAGCTGGAGAAGGAGGACCTGAGTGATATGGTGGCTGAACACGCTGCTAAACAAAAG AAAAGGAAAAAGCAGCAACAAGACAGTGGAAAAGCTGCCAAAAAATACAAGGAATTCAAATTCTAA
- the LOC105319621 gene encoding arrestin domain-containing protein 17, producing the protein MPKLARFYINFGNPVPLYYAGQDVKGYLNVDVDKPINLQCIRLHVKGEAFVHWTDQRMRGPAPLRTPARHHSAHEEYFDFTTTVLGNNDNDAPKITLLRGTYCYPFQFQLPENIPSSFEGEYGHVRYTVKATIEKPKRFTHVTKTAFSVIGSLDLNTIPQIDAPAGMTLSKNICCLCCTSGPISALLSLPRRGYVPGDIIPVAVEIENLSRRKITSASITLKMTTSFHSRDESRTVSTQIDKISHGSLPRGATSTWTGQGIPLPALPPSFLFGCNIIDIQYKLELRVDAIGPSFEMYVPLEIIVGTVPLRSTIRPVPQSPRHDSRSRGHRSTSSQASSEHYAVSLTYMESRLGGACIKEEDDPEDMRGDHYFSPVYPYYIWTD; encoded by the exons ATGCCTAAACTCGCccgtttttatataaatttcggAAATCCAGTACCACTTTACTACGCTGGACAAGATGTCAAGGGTTACCTCAATGTTGATGTTGACAAACCGATCAATCTGCAAT GCATTCGACTGCACGTCAAAGGCGAGGCATTCGTTCACTGGACGGATCAACGCATGCGTGGGCCAGCCCCTCTAAGGACCCCGGCTCGACACCACTCGGCTCATGAGGAATATTTCGACTTTACTACAACGGTTCTTGGAAACAATG ATAACGATGCCCCTAAGATTACGTTGCTACGAGGGACATACTGCTACCCCTTTCAGTTCCAGCTTCCAGAAAACATCCCATCTTCTTTCGAAGGCGAATACGGTCACGTGAGGTACACGGTCAAAGCGACGATCGAAAAACCAAAAAGGTTCACCCATGTAACCAAAACGGCCTTCTCTGTAATTGGTTCACTGGATTTGAACACCATCCCGCAAATAGAC GCACCAGCAGGAATGACGCTCAGCAAGAACATCTGTTGTCTGTGCTGTACATCCGGTCCAATCAGCGCTCTGCTGTCCCTCCCGAGGAGGGGCTACGTTCCAGGGGACATCATTCCCGTGGCGGTAGAAATCGAAAATCTGTCGAGGCGAAAAATAACAAGTGCGTCCATTACACTGAAAATG ACGACCAGTTTTCACAGTCGCGATGAATCCCGGACTGTAAGTACACAGATAGACAAGATATCTCACGGCTCCCTGCCCCGGGGTGCTACCAGCACGTGGACGGGACAGGGCATCCCACTGCCAGCTCTACCCCCGAGCTTCCTGTTTGGGTGCAATATCATTGACATCCAGTATAAACTTGAG ttacgAGTGGATGCTATTGGCCCATCTTTTGAAATGTATGTACCTCTAGAAATCATAGTGGGAACCGTACCCTTAAGATCGACCATACGACCTGTGCCCCAATCACCACGTCATGATTCAAGGTCAAGAGGTCATCGGTCCACGTCATCACAAGCTAGTTCTGAGCACTATGCAG tGTCCTTGACCTACATGGAATCTCGGTTGGGAGGGGCGTGCATAAAAGAGGAGGACGACCCAGAAGACATGAGAGGGGACCATTACTTCTCGCCTGTGTACCCCTACTATATCTGGACAGACTAA
- the LOC105319622 gene encoding uncharacterized protein, with translation MAYTISSFLMLSVLISWSEIVISDSKANASVGDIAPDIPCTSKMLQGFTSNSLQLLEGGDVEGIKVMVHRNELTNSTTDWMIVRDDNTHNIFFSVYTWNPMARWALSAYFHTNVVSISENPNNCLGDFRESVFRTRVRQILLEDVYAHVSRSYSLCSEELKNITGKTIQILSCCKLNEHGSVYCEEIKSERLVVIFFIVVFVIKLLFVVSIVRFVPESLYRKRHCFKEFVFSMKAPLEMEITKRFSPPPSVSKLRTVELGTKYKFCGFQYRLKFGENLDRLSTVLETMEMSKTENYKLRAVWFKVDPSRLVCKNKAPVGFLSFLYRRLFQCKCYVHGRKQKVLENLEASEDSEYVSLHGCCKRKISKNISWESLVRNVVQVFATIFVFWIPIIVITICWNNEERFIRNKLEAAKFYNFTTTLPFYSQKLVSVSFLYGFYNIYQTCLVLWFLPLLMLIIMKITTDDTFWKRTVWIFVRSLAYVKHFSTIGTSWATSFLLQSFTSNVLTDVNAVNVFVWIIVKLASLVIIFFFLLFCKLSFVNLLLQLLWRFSREIVRCMKETNDEDKRSDMEDLVQEKSKNNCEKSIRDLMNLPSFDSHGAVAEETDFPRSSCGRLTWCCFCLGWLVFIICGLPIVIDLLFIFVDTLTFIVIGMIINIRHLAQYLLIVFFVCVYVSMYFKQVEQTFQHFNTELQNFLLERHTRPLINRNLLDDTTPDANRCYQVIPGRGCGKCAACHVFTSKNGMPKWKARHLVQFVDDHGEPCVPKSFFFQACYMSHNACPGSLSNHFYEAAMKSFLWTVYIIFAILLVKITHPSLPWWGHLIIFAILGLLPIIFTKNYFFGQNHEKIDKKDDIFKQKVEHVIREYKQEWPVIDLEVSRRAKLNDSIASLLEGNDDANNDSKCWFQTPNKTCVCLNIPNQKPISVDDTIQTESAPPTPVNRTQSRNGLNGSRSLRGQWSTFESNFSRQSSKSLQTTPPLSPGRRSTSAKFKSSGSMTGCHEESLDSVDGRPPTRSSSGRQKNARVPSAEIKEEGPEGVHFLSKSYPGSCCVSTKDDTISIASTLSNHSHDQHHQETISSIWKNMKSLNRDKRATQTLVADV, from the exons ATGGCATATACAATTTCGAGTTTTCTGATGCTGAGCGTGTTGATTTCGTGGTCTGAAATTGTTATTTCAGATTCTAAAGCAAATGCGAGTGTCGGTGATATTGCACCAGATATCCCTTGTACATCGAAGATGCTACAAGGATTTACATCGAACTCGCTTCAGTTGTTGGAGGGTGGTGATGTTGAGGGGATAAAGGTTATGGTGCATCGTAATGAACTGACCAACAGCACAACCGATTGGATGATAGTCCGGGATGACAACACACACAACATTTTCTTCTCTGTTTACACTTGGAATCCTATGGCCAGATGGGCGTTGTCCGCCTACTTCCACACAAATGTTGTTTCGATTTCGGAAAATCCGAATAACTGCCTTGGAGACTTTCGAGAAAGTGTTTTTCGCACAAGGGTGAGACAAATTTTATTGGAGGACGTATATGCACATGTTTCGAGATCATATTCTCTATGTTctgaagaattaaaaaatataacaggaAAGACCATTCAAATATTAAGTTGCTGCAAATTAAACGAACATGGGAGTGTATATTGTGAGGAAATTAAGAGTGAACGATTGGtagtcatttttttcattgttgtttTCGTGATAAAACTTTTGTTCGTTGTCTCTATCGTACGTTTTGTTCCCGAAAGTTTGTACAGAAAACGCCATTGCTTTAAGGAatttgtattttcaatgaaagcTCCATTAGAAATGGAAATAACAAAACGTTTTTCGCCCCCGCCAAGCGTTTCCAAATTAAGAACTGTTGAGTTGGGAACAAAGTATAAATTTTGTGGGTTTCAGTATAGACTTAAATTTGGAGAAAATCTGGACAGACTCTCCACCGTGTTAGAAACCATGGAAATGAGTAAAACTGAAAACTACAAACTAAGAGCTGTCTGGTTTAAAGTGGACCCGAGTCGTCTGGTGTGTAAAAACAAGGCACCCGTTGGATTTTTATCCTTTCTCTACCGTCGGCTATTTCAGTGCAAATGCTACGTACATGGACGCAAACAAAAGGTGCTTGAAAATTTAGAAGCTTCTGAAGACAGCGAATATGTATCTCTGCACGGCTGTTGCAAACGcaaaatttcaaagaatatcTCGTGGGAGTCTCTTGTACGAAACGTGGTGCAAGTCTTTGCAACTATTTTCGTCTTTTGGATACCTATAATCGTCATAACAATATGCTGGAATAACGAAGAACGTTTCATTCGGAATAAATTGGAAGCCGCAAAGTTTTACAACTTCACCACGACTTTGCCATTTTACTCTCAAAAGCTGGTTTCTGTATCGTTTCTATACGGCTTTTACAACATATACCAGACGTGTTTGGTACTGTGGTTTTTACCGTTGTTGATGCttataatcatgaaaataaCTACCGATGATACTTTCTGGAAGAGAACTGTGTGGATTTTTGTTCGAAGTTTAGCCTATGTGAAACATTTCTCGACCATCGGAACCAGTTGGGCAACGTCATTTCTCCTGCAATCCTTCACCAGCAACGTTCTTACCGACGTAAACGCCGTCAATGTATTCGTGTGGATTATCGTTAAGCTAGCGTCCTTAgtcatcattttctttttccttcTTTTCTGTAAGCTATCTTTCGTTAATCTTTTGCTACAGTTGCTTTGGCGATTTTCGAGAGAAATAGTAAGGTGCATGAAGGAAACGAACGATGAAGACAAACGAAGCGACATGGAAGATCTCGTGCAGGAAAAGTCCAAAAACAACTGTGAAAAAAGCATCAGAGACCTGATGAACCTGCCATCATTTGATTCCCATGGAGCTGTTGCAGAAGAGACCGATTTCCCGCGGTCCTCGTGTGGTCGTTTGACGTGGTGTTGTTTTTGCCTTGGTTGGTTGGTCTTCATAATCTGTGGACTACCGATCGTTATTGATCTGCTATTTATCTTTGTTGACACCTTAACCTTCATTGTAATCGGCATGATAATCAACATTCGTCACCTAGCACAGTATTTGCtgattgtattttttgtttgcgtGTATGTGAGCATGTATTTTAAACAAGTCGAACAAACTTTTCAGCACTTTAACACCGAACTGCAGAATTTTCTACTGGAGAGACACACACGACCATTGATAAACAGAAACTTGCTGGATGACACGACTCCGGACGCTAACCGATGCTACCAAGTGATCCCAGGCAGAGGATGTGGAAAGTGTGCCGCCTGTCATGTATTCACCTCTAAAAATGGAATGCCGAAGTGGAAAGCTCGCCATCTTGTTCAGTTCGTAGATGACCATGGCGAACCTTGCGTCCCTAAGAGTTTCTTTTTTCAGGCTTGCTACATGAGCCACAATGCTTGTCCGGGGTCCCTCTCTAACCATTTCTATGAAGCAGCAATGAAGTCCTTTCTGTGGACAGTCTACATTATTTTTGCCATTCTATTAGTGAAAATTACACATCCTAGTCTTCCTTGGTGGGGTCATCTTATAATATTTGCAATACTAGGACTACTGCCTataatttttaccaaaaattacttttttggtcaaaatcatgaaaaaattgacaaaaaggacgatattttcaaacaaaaggTTGAACATGTCATCCGAGAATATAAGCAAGAATGGCCTGTCATTGACCTTGAGGTCTCACGCCGTGCAAAGCTAAACGATTCCATTGCGTCACTTCTGGAAGGCAACGATGACGCCAACAATGACAGTAAATGTTGGTTCCAAACACCAAATAAAACATGTGTTTGCTTAAACATTCCCAACCAAAAGCCAATCAGTG TTGACGATACAATACAGACAGAATCTGCCCCTCCAACACCTGTTAACCGAACCCAATCGAGAAAtg GGTTGAATGGGTCCAGATCATTACGAGGACAATGGAGTACATTTGAAAGCAATTTCTCCCGACAAAGTTCTAAGTCCTTGCAGACGACTCCCCCGCTGTCCCCAGGCAGACGATCAACCAGTGCAAAGTTCAAATCGTCGGGCTCGATGACGGGCTGTCACGAGGAGTCGCTGGATTCTGTGGACGGCAGGCCGCCCACCAGGTCATCGTCTGGTAGACAGAAGAACGCGAGAG TGCCATCAGCTGAAATCAAAGAGGAGGGACCAGAGGGCGTCCATTTCCTCTCCAAGTCATATCCTGGGTCGTGTTGTGTCAGTACAAAAG ACGACACGATCAGTATTGCAAGTACGTTGTCAAATCATTCACATGATCAACATCACCAAGAAACGATCTCTTCCATATGGAAAAACATGAAGTCACTCAACCGTGACAAAAGAGCCACGCAAACACTCGTTGCAGACGTTTGA